One genomic segment of Desulfosporosinus sp. Sb-LF includes these proteins:
- a CDS encoding alkaline phosphatase family protein, which translates to MKRTALTNKLLVLGVDGMDPRITKKFLAEGKMPNLQKFIERGSAREDLHLLGAIPTITPPCWTTLATGAYPGTHGITCYWRQSPESLDAVVYNMDSRNCTAEQIWNITSEAGLKTLVWHWPGSSWPPTSHSENLSVVDGTQPGSVNMGVAQLDWEKVIVAKPEIKDVRYAPRVDKPAGVGCIITDLEDSLDADVDDEMMELWWGDTARQGGEIRTYVMDDEDTEVVIGSKVAYDIVNSPLKDATGWANAPEGAKEFTILTSGGVMRRPALILKNEAGEYDRVAIYKNKKAEVPIVTLEKDKMVSGIIDDVTKKEVTKPACRSMKILELDPAGSIVRLWISNALDISNDQLWHQKSLYKDIRENVGEVPPVSLIGGEDAELVREIFEPSWVQYNQWQADCMNYCIKEKGYEVVFSHLHNIDCAGHQLWHLGKTLEPWNHTDEKTYQGFIEKFYIQTDDYLGEFMHLLDEGWTVLVLSDHGLIVGENVPPIIGEYGGLNTKVMEQLGYTVMKKDENGNSIREVDWEKTRAVQIRSNYIYINLKGRDKNGIVDPNDKYDLEEQIISDLYNYRDDRTGKRVIGICLRNKDAVLIGANGPECGDIFFSVEEGYNRLHGDSISTSEGYFETSVSPIFVAAGSGIKSGFTTDRTIRQVDVAPSVSVLLGLRYPAQCEGAPIYQIFSEDI; encoded by the coding sequence AGCACTAACTAATAAATTATTAGTATTAGGTGTCGATGGGATGGATCCAAGAATTACTAAAAAATTCTTGGCCGAAGGGAAAATGCCTAACTTACAGAAATTTATTGAACGAGGATCGGCTAGAGAAGACTTGCATCTACTCGGGGCAATTCCTACGATTACACCGCCTTGCTGGACGACACTTGCTACAGGTGCTTATCCAGGAACCCATGGCATTACGTGTTATTGGAGACAATCGCCGGAAAGTCTGGATGCAGTTGTTTACAATATGGACTCTCGTAATTGCACCGCAGAACAAATTTGGAATATCACCTCTGAAGCTGGCCTGAAGACACTTGTTTGGCATTGGCCTGGGAGTTCTTGGCCCCCAACCTCTCATAGCGAAAATCTGAGCGTTGTCGATGGCACGCAACCAGGTTCTGTGAATATGGGCGTTGCTCAACTTGACTGGGAAAAAGTAATTGTTGCTAAACCCGAGATTAAAGATGTGCGTTATGCACCGAGAGTGGATAAACCAGCGGGTGTTGGCTGTATCATTACCGATTTGGAAGATTCTTTAGACGCTGATGTTGACGATGAAATGATGGAACTTTGGTGGGGCGATACAGCTCGTCAAGGTGGCGAAATTCGCACCTACGTTATGGATGATGAAGATACAGAAGTTGTTATTGGTAGTAAGGTAGCTTATGATATTGTAAACTCTCCGCTCAAGGATGCTACGGGTTGGGCAAATGCTCCAGAGGGAGCTAAAGAATTCACGATCCTAACTTCGGGTGGTGTCATGAGACGCCCTGCTTTAATTCTAAAAAATGAAGCTGGCGAATATGATCGAGTGGCTATTTATAAGAATAAGAAAGCTGAAGTGCCGATTGTTACCTTAGAAAAAGATAAAATGGTATCAGGTATCATCGATGATGTTACAAAGAAAGAAGTCACTAAGCCAGCATGCCGCTCTATGAAAATTTTAGAACTTGATCCAGCAGGCAGTATAGTTAGACTTTGGATTAGCAATGCTCTCGATATTTCGAATGACCAATTATGGCATCAGAAATCTCTCTATAAAGATATTCGTGAAAATGTTGGGGAAGTTCCACCGGTTAGCTTAATCGGCGGAGAAGATGCTGAATTGGTACGCGAAATCTTTGAACCATCTTGGGTACAATACAACCAATGGCAAGCTGATTGCATGAATTATTGTATCAAGGAAAAAGGATACGAAGTCGTATTTTCTCATCTCCACAATATTGACTGTGCAGGTCATCAGTTATGGCATCTTGGAAAAACTCTAGAACCATGGAACCACACAGATGAAAAAACCTATCAAGGGTTTATCGAAAAGTTTTATATCCAAACAGATGATTATCTTGGCGAATTCATGCATTTATTAGATGAAGGTTGGACTGTGTTAGTCCTTAGTGATCATGGTCTTATAGTTGGAGAAAACGTGCCTCCTATTATTGGAGAGTATGGTGGTCTCAATACAAAGGTCATGGAACAACTGGGTTATACCGTCATGAAAAAAGATGAAAATGGCAATTCCATAAGGGAAGTCGATTGGGAAAAGACAAGGGCCGTACAGATCCGTAGTAACTATATTTATATCAATCTCAAAGGCCGTGATAAAAATGGTATCGTGGATCCTAACGATAAATATGATTTAGAAGAACAAATCATCTCCGATTTATATAATTACAGAGATGATAGGACGGGTAAACGTGTGATCGGCATCTGCCTTAGAAACAAAGATGCTGTGTTAATTGGTGCTAATGGACCAGAATGTGGTGATATTTTCTTCTCAGTTGAAGAAGGATACAATCGATTGCATGGTGATAGTATTTCAACGTCAGAAGGATATTTCGAGACATCCGTTTCGCCGATTTTTGTAGCAGCAGGTTCTGGTATTAAGTCTGGATTCACAACAGATCGTACGATCCGACAAGTTGATGTTGCACCTTCCGTCTCGGTATTGCTCGGTTTGCGTTACCCTGCGCAGTGTGAAGGGGCTCCAATTTATCAAATTTTCTCTGAAGATATTTAA